The Streptomyces venezuelae genomic interval GCCCCGCCCGCCGCGCTCGACCTCCTCGCCAAGGCCCGCGCCGGACTGGCCGAGGCCGCCGTGCTCGACCGGCCCCACGAGCGGTACGCCACCGCACACCTCGCCGCCCTGCGGGCCGCGGCCGCCGTGCTCGCCGCCCGGGCCAGGCCCGAGACCGCGCCCCGGCACCGGCAGCGCATAAGGAGCGCCTGGGAGCTGCTGCCCCGGCTCGCGCCCGAGCTGACCGAGTGGAGCGCCCTCTTCGCCTCCGGTGCCCAGCGCAGGGCCCGCGCCGAGGCCGGGATCACGACGGCGGCGAGCCGGCGCGAGGCCGACGACCTGCTCCGGGACGCGGCCCTGTTCCTACGGCTGGTCGAGAGGCTGCTCGTCCTCCAGCCGGTGCTGCCCCGTCAGCCGGGGGCCGGAGAGGCCGACGGCTGATCCGAAACGCAGGCCCGAGGCCATAGGGTGGGGACCGTCCGTACCCGTCACCGAGGAGTCAACAGCCGTGCCGGACCCTTCCCCTGTCTTCGGTCGAGAGACGTCGTCGCGACCGTCGCGCGCCTCCCTGCGTACCGCCGTCGTCTGGGACGTCCTCAAGGACGCCCTCGACCGCCGGGTCAAGGCCACCGGGAAGGACAGCCTCGATGTCCTCGACACGGGCGGCGGCTCCGGGAACTTCGCCGTTCCGGTGGCCCGCCTCGGGCACCGCGTCACCGTCGTCGACCCCAGCCCCAACGCCCTCTTCGCGCTGGAGCGCCGGGCCGCCGAGGCCGGGGTCGCGGACCGCGTCACCGGTGTCCAGGGAGACGTCCGCGGTCTCTTCGACGTCGTCGAGCGCGAGGGATACGACGCCGTCCTCTGCCACGGCGTCCTGGAGTACGTCGACGACCCCGCCGAGGGCGTGCGGAACGCGGTCGCCGCGCTCCGCACCGGCGGCAGCCTCAGCCTGCTCGCCGCCGGGGTCGGCGGCGCCGTGCTGGCCCGCGCGCTCGCCGGGCACTTCACCGAGGCCCGGCACGCGCTCACCGACCCCGACGGCCGCTGGGGCACGGGCGACCCCGTCCCCCGCCGCTTCACCGCCGACCAGCTCACCGAGCTCACGGCGGAGGCCGGTCTCGAGATCGGCGCCGTGCACGGCGTCCGGGTCTTCGCCGACCTGGTTCCGGGCGTCCTCGTGGACACCGAGCCGGGCGCCGCGGAGGCTCTCCTCAAGCTGGAGGCCGCGGCCGCCGAGCTGCCCTCCTTCCACGCCATCGCCACCCAGCTGCACGTTCTCGGCGAGAAGCGCGCCTGACAGCCGACGGCACCCGTTCGGCGGTGCGGGCCGCAGACGGCGATGGAGTACGCCACAGCCCGCCCCATGTGGGGTTCCGCCCCGTATGATCGGGGGACACCATCCGGCATGACGGAGATGGCGCTGGGGAATCAACGCCTCAGCAACCGATCCGCATGGCGGCCCGGATTGGCTATTCGGCATTGTGGGCGGGTTTCACGGGGGCGATTCCCTGCCTATCCTGAAAGGGCCGCAAACCGGTCGCCCCCGCGACCGACGACTAGGAGGACTCCGTGCCGCTCTCGGAGCACGAGCAGCGAATGCTCGAGCAGATGGAGCGAGCGCTGTACGCCGAAGATCCCAAGTTCGCGACAGCGCTCGAGGGAAGCGGGCTGCGTACGTACACCCGCCGACGGGTTTACCAGGCAGTCGCCGGCTTCCTGGTGGGTATCGCGCTCCTCATGGCCGGAATGGTCGCACAGCAGATCTGGATCAGCGTGGTGGGATTCCTCGTCATGCTGGGCTGCGCGGTCCTGGCGGTCACCGGATGGCGCAAGGCGCCCAAGCCGGGCGAACAGCAGGCCAGGGGAGGGACGGCGACCGGTGGTCGCCAGACCCGGCAGCGACGCTCCACCATGAATCGGATCGAAGAGCGGTGGCAGCGCCGCCGCGACGAACAGCAGGGCGGCGGCCACTGACGGCCCCCTGAGCGGTAGCCCCGCACCCTTACACGACCGAGCCCCGCAGGGCCCGCGCCATCAGGCGCGATGCCCTGCGGGGCTTCGTCGTCACCGCTGCCGCCGCCCGTGGACCGCCGCTCCGCCGGAGCGGCGGTCCACCAGGGCCGTCAGCCCGCCTCGCGAGGCGTACGGCGCAGGAGCGAGGCCGCACGCGAGACCAGCGTCCGGCGGCGTACCGCCCACACCGTCGTCACGGACGACCAGCGGTCCGAGGCCGCCCAGCGGAGGCGGACCGCCGAGCGCGGGGCCAGCCCCGCGCGCAGGCGCCCACGGCGGTCGGCGCTCGCGTGGAAACCGGCCCTGACCCGGGCGGCCTCCTCGGCGAGACCCG includes:
- a CDS encoding SAV_6107 family HEPN domain-containing protein translates to MASPSAAAAPRPRPGGTAVPARSGPASDVHPVPRRAGAPPAALDLLAKARAGLAEAAVLDRPHERYATAHLAALRAAAAVLAARARPETAPRHRQRIRSAWELLPRLAPELTEWSALFASGAQRRARAEAGITTAASRREADDLLRDAALFLRLVERLLVLQPVLPRQPGAGEADG
- a CDS encoding methyltransferase, giving the protein MPDPSPVFGRETSSRPSRASLRTAVVWDVLKDALDRRVKATGKDSLDVLDTGGGSGNFAVPVARLGHRVTVVDPSPNALFALERRAAEAGVADRVTGVQGDVRGLFDVVEREGYDAVLCHGVLEYVDDPAEGVRNAVAALRTGGSLSLLAAGVGGAVLARALAGHFTEARHALTDPDGRWGTGDPVPRRFTADQLTELTAEAGLEIGAVHGVRVFADLVPGVLVDTEPGAAEALLKLEAAAAELPSFHAIATQLHVLGEKRA
- a CDS encoding DUF3040 domain-containing protein, which codes for MPLSEHEQRMLEQMERALYAEDPKFATALEGSGLRTYTRRRVYQAVAGFLVGIALLMAGMVAQQIWISVVGFLVMLGCAVLAVTGWRKAPKPGEQQARGGTATGGRQTRQRRSTMNRIEERWQRRRDEQQGGGH